The genomic stretch TCGGCCATGCGGGCCATGCGGGCATCATCGCGGCAGACATGCAGGACGGGTTCCTGCGTCTCGGCGCGGCGCTGGCGGAGAAGAAGCGCGTCATAGCCCTCAGGCGCGCCATAGACGTTGAGACCCTGCGCAGCACCCCGCTTGCCGCTGCGCTCCGCTCCGCGATCGGACGCGTCGTCGCCCGGCCGATTCACGCTGCGCTCCGCTTCGCGATCGGACGTGTCACCGCCCGGCCGATTCACGCTGCGCTCCGCTTCGCGATCGGACGTGTCACCGCCCGGCCGATTCACGCTGCGCTCCGCTTCGCGATCGGACGCGTCACTGCCCGGCCGATTCACGCTGCGCTCCGCTTCGCGATCGGACGGATTCACTTCAAATGATCCGGCTTGCCCGCGCCGGGCGCGGCACTCTCGGCGGCGATCCGGTCCAGCAGGGGGCCGCGCGCATCCAGGGGAATCGGACGGCGGCCGGAGAGCCAATCGGCCAGATCCACATCCGGCAATTCCATGATGGCATCCAGCTCGTCCAGTTCGGCAGCCGTCAGGCTCGCGATATGCCGGCGCACAAAGCCGCCGAACATCAGGTCGCACTCCTTGGTGCCGCGATGCAGCGCGCGGAACAGCATCCGGCGCTGGCG from Sediminicoccus sp. KRV36 encodes the following:
- a CDS encoding succinate dehydrogenase assembly factor 2: MPRVTSPDEAPELSHRQRRMLFRALHRGTKECDLMFGGFVRRHIASLTAAELDELDAIMELPDVDLADWLSGRRPIPLDARGPLLDRIAAESAAPGAGKPDHLK